One genomic segment of Pseudobdellovibrionaceae bacterium includes these proteins:
- a CDS encoding NADH:flavin oxidoreductase, with translation MTQPRLRPLHFRNGKTARNRIVIPPMASQTADADGFATPETWAHYARLGEAGAGLIFVEYSYVHPTGKGEPRQLGAHSSAQVPGLTRIAESLHAAGALAGLQLVHVGGKTTSALTGHPLMGPSAIPVPVKGRELETPTPMNAQDIQNWSDWFLEAARRAEAAGFDIVELHAAHGYGLNQWLSPLTNRRDDAYGGGIEGRNRLLLDLVARLKREVPGLLLAVRLPAQDHLPGGLEPVEMAWVARQLEVLGIDLLDVSSGLGGWRRPAHREAEGYLVDDAAFLKAHVSIPVIGVGGIESADYVDHILNEKYVNLAAVGRAILRDPAAWGRQNLNGVLSCTV, from the coding sequence AAGACTGCGCGGAATCGGATCGTGATTCCGCCCATGGCCTCGCAAACCGCGGACGCGGACGGCTTCGCGACTCCCGAAACCTGGGCGCACTACGCGCGACTAGGGGAGGCGGGAGCGGGGCTGATCTTTGTGGAGTACAGCTACGTGCACCCCACGGGAAAGGGCGAACCGCGGCAGCTGGGTGCGCATTCTTCCGCGCAGGTGCCGGGCCTCACGCGGATCGCCGAGAGTCTGCACGCGGCGGGCGCGCTCGCGGGTTTGCAGCTCGTGCATGTGGGCGGCAAGACGACCTCCGCTTTGACGGGACATCCTTTGATGGGACCGAGCGCGATTCCGGTGCCCGTGAAAGGGCGCGAACTTGAGACGCCGACGCCGATGAACGCGCAAGACATCCAAAACTGGTCGGATTGGTTTCTCGAGGCCGCACGTCGGGCCGAAGCCGCGGGCTTCGATATCGTCGAGCTGCACGCGGCCCACGGTTACGGTCTGAATCAATGGCTCTCGCCGCTCACCAATCGGCGTGACGATGCCTACGGCGGCGGCATCGAGGGACGAAACCGACTCCTTCTGGATCTTGTCGCTCGTCTGAAGCGTGAAGTGCCCGGTCTTTTGCTCGCTGTGCGGTTGCCCGCGCAGGATCATCTTCCGGGAGGCCTCGAACCCGTCGAGATGGCGTGGGTCGCGCGGCAGCTCGAGGTTTTGGGCATCGATCTACTCGATGTCTCGTCGGGACTGGGGGGATGGAGACGTCCCGCACACCGTGAGGCCGAAGGTTACCTCGTGGATGATGCGGCTTTTTTGAAAGCGCACGTCTCGATTCCCGTGATCGGTGTTGGCGGCATCGAAAGCGCCGACTACGTCGACCACATCTTGAATGAAAAATACGTCAACCTCGCGGCCGTCGGGCGGGCGATCCTTCGCGATCCCGCGGCGTGGGGACGGCAAAATCTCAATGGAGTTCTCTCATGCACGGTTTAA